The following DNA comes from Loxodonta africana isolate mLoxAfr1 unplaced genomic scaffold, mLoxAfr1.hap2 scaffold_100, whole genome shotgun sequence.
gGATTACACTACTTTGGGTTATCAGAGTTTTGCTGAGATGCTCAGTTCCGGGGACGGAAGTTCAGGGCTCTGGGATAAAAACAGTCCCCTGCTGATCCTTGTCCTTGGGCCTTTTGTGTGGGCCCTTATAAAGCTCTCATCTGTCCATGCTCTGACTGAGGGTGTTGAGAGTGGAGGAAGACCTCCTAAAGGAGTGTCCATCTTCATGGTACCTAACAAGAACACCCAGTTTCTCCACAGAATCCAGGCCCTGTATCAGGCAGTTTTCTGTGGATTTCTGTCCTTGAATCACAAGGAATGTATCCATGTcaggtagttcttctggtcagggCAAACCTCTAAAATTTTGATAAAAAGAAAGCAACCCTTGTTCTTTGTTCCCATAGGTGCTTGATTTGAAGGTGCTTCTGGGCCTTAACTTTTCTGATGAATCACTTCAATTTTACATCTTTTGTGGGGTATGAACTGCCATAGAAGTAGGTagattaaaatgtttaaataccGAATGAAACAACGTATTGTTTGGTTTGGCCCCTTTCTGAAGCGGCCTGATGGGGGATCTCCAGGTTTTCCCTCAAACTTCAATCACAATGCTACATTTCATCAGAGCAAACTGATCTGTCATTCATTCTTTTCATATAAcatgacaaaagaagaaaatattaaacaaaccaacaaagtccagttactgtcaagttgattctgaccatggggaccccatgtgtgtcagagtagagctatgcctCATAGAACTTTCAAgtactaattttttggaagtaaatggcCAAGACCTTGTTCTGAGGTACCTCGAGGTGGACGTTAACATCCATCCATTTGGTTAACAGGTGTGTGCATTAacgatttgtaccacccagggacagaaaTCAGGCTTTTAGTTTTAAAGTCATGGAATATCAAGATCAGGTATGTAGAGAAAAAGGTAACATTTGGGTTAATCTACGtagttttgcatatttctatatgAAATATGTTATTCCTTAATAAGCACTCATTGCTACCCCAGCCCAAGAACAGCACATGCTGTCCTCATGTATAGATGCTGTGCCTGATCCCAGAACTGAGCTCTTGCGTTTAGTAAGAACATAGGCATTTCCATCCCAGCATACACATTGTTATATTCCTGAACATAAAGGGAAGTGAAAACATCTTCACATAGAATCTCAGGAGTAGTTATGAAAGAaggagattaaaacaaaaaaaaaatcctgattgaTTTGGGACATAGAAATTTGCCAATGCTTAAGTACTTCAAACCACATTAAACTGTCTTGGAGAATCATGCTGATGGAAAATTTTCAAACCCCGGAGGGCAACTGAGAGGCAGTTCTACAGGTTCATGTCCTCTCAGGGAAACCTCTTTAAATTCCAGTTGGAAATAAAGGACAAATCTTTTCCTtctctattttttgttccatgacatCAAATTGGAAACAGCACTTGAGAAGCAGTGGGGAACATTCTCTGCCTTGTGTGCCTgtgagactttctctctctcttagatGTAGAAATAAGACTTGGAAATGGCATTCACATTTTATCCAGGCACTGAATGAACTTTTCTCCACAAAGAATAGGAGATTGGCAACAccagaattttcaaaaaaaaaaaaaatgatgtatgGTGAGATTTATAATTCACATTTTTGCATTCTTAGAACTATTTAATCATCAATATAAATTAGCATTAATTAATTTACAGACAACTTGATTTTCTTTGTGTAAAGAAGCTGCCTGAAGTAGAAGTGGACTCATGGGTATTTGAGAGGTACTAAAGGATTACAAAGGTCATTCAATAGTGCTATGCATTAAAACAATTGGCATACCTACACTGtgaccaaataaaataatttccatttttaaattagtAAAACAAAGAGTCAAAGAGCTTATCAGTAAAAGCACTTGTCAGCCCTGTTCATGGTAAAAGGGGAATTAAGCATAAGAAAAAATGTTGCCAATTCCCTGTGTCAGTGGTCTGGGGGCTTGATCTCCTGTTGAATGTATTTATGCATATTGTGTTACCTGATTCTATGAATAGGCATTCTTAGTATACtcacttttcagaagtggaaaCCAAGGATTGGAAGTAACTTGTTCCATGAGCCATAACTAAATAGAAGAGCTTGGATTTGAATCCAAGCCTGTATGAGTCTGGAGTTGATGTTCTTACTTATTTCACTTCATTGTCTCCCTTACTTTTGTCCTAGGCTAAACTGACCACTATTGGGTCCTATATCTGTTGTAGAGTGATAACTTTCACTAAAGCCTTCTGCAACAGAGTTTTTTATTGTGACTTATCAGAAAACACAAAAAGGGAAATTGGCTGCAAGCACTCAGGCTACAAAgaaaccaaaatccaaagaagaatAATCAATAAGTGCTTTTTGTACAATTTTGACAGGTGCAGATTCCTTACGAGTAATAGTGTTTCAAGGAGATCTTCACAGCCATTAGTGTAATTGCCTATAAGAAAATTACTTACAGACTATCTTTGTTTTAAGTAAATACAAAGAACTAAGGTCATGACTGGGTGACcttttcttgtttatcttttctgACAGTTTGGTCTATTGGCTCAGGGGTCCAGGGTCTGTCATATGATAATTGCTGTCTGTGATGTGGGCTATGTGTGATGTTGGGTAGATCTCTAACTCACTTCCGGGGGTAAATTTTCACTTTGTTTTGGTAGACACTTCCACAGTCCATCGAACAAGTTAGAGCATTCAGTCCTACCCCTTTGATACAGTTTCTTAGAGTTTGAAGCCCTATGGATCCTGAGAAATAAATTGACCTGTTGTGGTTATGGCCTTCTGTGGTTAGGTTAACCCTTTATTGataatctttatattttaagATATGTTTGTTGACAGACCCAATGACCCTTTTGGGttggttttatgtttttattttttgtttgtttctggataACACCTTGCAGCTAGATATGGAGTTAACAGTGCTGGCACAATTTAGGATTGCCAAGGTCCCTGGGAACATAaggaaaatgtttttttaaaagcaaacaaatagaTGACATAAACCTGTAAAATTGTATATTCATTAGTTTTGTTTGTCAATTCTAAGTGGCATTTAACAAAATCACTTTACCACTATAAGCCCCACAAGTATTTTTTTCGTCTCTTTAGCAAACATATAATTACGTAAATGATTTGAGTGATAAATTTCTATTACAGGTACAAAGACACATTCATCCTTCAAAGCTTTGTCTATCTACGGAAAATGGAGTCAGAAGTTGAAATAATTATTTGGTTGAGTCGTGGAAATGCTTTCCATGGGGAAAGCAGCTGGTTTATTAAGTGAGACAATAATGACCACAGTTTGCAACAACAGTTCTTTGAAATAAGCAATGCTTTCACATCTTCAAAATTGGCCCTCATCATAGTCTTGTGAGATGCTTAGGTAAGCAATATATGAACTATTTTACAATAATGttatataattttgaaatgaATATACCTTGAGGAGTTGCACTTGATTGTGTTAGGTCACATGGTTTGAACAATTGGTTAAGAATAAATTAAGTCTTAAGACTGGCTTATGTTGAATATGTTGTTTCTATTCTTCACTTCCATAGTTGTTGCCCTTTGTATATGTATTTGATATGTATTGTGTATGGTAGGGCCATTACCTTCTGATTATAAATCATCTGGAGTTTTTTTTCCCTGAGGTGTCTAATTTAAACATGAACAAATGAATCAGAAGGTTTTAACCTTGAGAGGTGTGTGGAGAGTGTAGAAAGGCCATCCTTACTCTGAAGTTCTCCCAGAAAAGAAACATTCTCACTGCTTGTTATTGATCCAGTGGAATGGACATTGGCTGTGGAGACAGAAAATCCAAGATCTacatgtttttttatttcctgaacTCTCAAACCATAACTTAGCTGATACTAGAATAGGGATAATAAGACCTCACATGGACAGTATCCTAGACACTAGGCACTGAGCAATTGCTTTTTTCCTTGCATTATTTCACTCAGTCATCAGCAGAACACtttgaagtaggtattattatttttgtcagCTTCTGTTTACATCCTAAAATGaagactaaaacaaaaacaaagacaacccaaAACTTAATGCATCCTTATTTTTGTTAAGCATACAGTTAGGCAATGTTCCATTGGCCTTTATTTTTGATAAGAAATGAATTAATTCATCTTGAAGGCCCAGTTcaactcaaatttttaaagaaatatttgggGGAATAGGCATGATTTCCAGTTGCCTGTTAAAATGCATGTTAGCTATTCCTTTATTTGTAGGTAGGACAGTCTCCTGGAGAGAGATGCATTTCCCATGCGAGTCATCCTGGTTCCCATGCCATGTCAATGGGAGGCATAACTAATACATTACAGTCCTCCTTTCCTCAGAGCTTGGATGTGCTTCAGAATCTTTCTCAACATTTCACTCTAGGTAGCCACACCTAACAAGTCAAAGCTGGCACCCACTTTAAAAACCATTTGTCATCCCTACCACATGTGAATGGTTCCCTTCCCCCTATTGAAACTCTGACTGTTTTAAAGAGTTTAACCTCAGTTCTGACTGATGGCTCAAGAAATTTCTAATTttgtattcttaacaacaacagaaggacttaaaataattttgcttATGGATGCACCAATAATTTTGATGACTACACTAATATAATAAACTGGTTTAAGACAAATATATTTCTCCTAATTTCAGATTCTACATGGTCACTGTGTTAGCTTCCAACTTTTCCTCTGAAATATGCAAAACCAAAGCTTTGTAACTGAGTTCATCCTCTTGGGTCTTTCATGGAATCCAAGTGTTCAAAAAATAgaatttgttgtatttttgttctCTTACATGGCCACTGTTGGGGGCAATTTGCTAGTTGTGGTGACCATTGTCAGCAGCCTGACAGTCCTGGGATCCCCGATGTACTTCTTTCTGGCCTTCCTGTCCTTCCTGGATGCCTGCTATTCCTCTGCATTTGCACCAAAGATGATTGTGGACTCCCTCTATGAGAAGAAAACCATCTCCTTCAAGGGCTATACGACCCAGGTCTTTGCTGACCACTTCTTTGCTGGAGTGGAGGTGACTGTCCTGAccgccatggcctatgaccgctatgtggccatttgcaagccaTTGCACTACCCCTCTATCATGAACTGGAGGCTCTGTGGTATCCTGATGGGGGTAGCCTGGACAGGGGGCTTCTTGCATTCTTTGACACAAATTGTCTTTACTTTCCAgctgcccttctgtggccccaatgttaTTGATCGCTTCCTATGTGATTTGAACCCATTATTGAAGCTTGCCTGCACTGACACTCACATCCTTAGCCTTTTGGTGGTTGCCAATAGTGGGTTTATCTGCATCATAATCTTCTCCTTGTTGCTCATCTCCTATTGTGTCATCTTGCTCTCACTACGAACTCATAGCTCTGAAGGACGGCTGAAAGCTCTCTCCACCTGTGGATCTCACATTGCtgtggtggttttgttttttgtcccaTGCATAATTATCTATGCCCGACCTCCATCTGCTTTCTCCTTCGACCAGTTGGTGGCCATAGTTTATACCATTGTAACTCCCGTGCTCAATGCTTTGATTTATACTTTCAGGaataatgaaatgaaaaattccaTGAGGAAATTATGGACCAGATTGCTGGGTTtcagatgaaaaataaaatattaaacttAAAAGTTAAATTTCAAGAGGAAAAAATTTAAAGTGGGCTTAAACAAAATACTTTATAGGGACTGGAACTTGTAAGGCAGAAAGCAATGTAATGCCACAGAAAAATACTGACGGGTAGGTTAGGAAATGCTATTACTACTCTCGGATCACTCATATCTTGGAGTTGGCAGCTAAGTAGCCTATAGGGATTGCCTATAAGGTAATTTAAGGAGAGTTgaattttgtgtttgtttagagTATAGTAATGAAAAGAAATCACTAAGAAAGAGAAATCAGATTATCTACTAAACTTCTTGTCAAGCACACCACAGTTTGAAAAACCCTTaaggaaagtagaaaaaaaaatcttagatatCAGGAATAGGAACTTCATGAAATTATGTTAACtgaaaaaaaagttcactttTAGGGTCCTGACCCCAATTaagcagctctggtggcacacaAGGTAATCTCTTAGCTGCTGATGTGAAGtgtggtggttcaaaaccaccacctACTCTACATTAGAAAGATGTGGCGTCTGCTTTCCTTATAAATAACACAAATCTGGAAACCTTCTGAGACCCAACTCAGGGGATGGCAATGatttttgtggttgtttgttgctgttgttgtttttctgatAAACTCACTTCCTAGCTAAAAGAGATTTCCCAACATCCAATGTAGTTATGTGTGATCATGCAAACAAATTACGGCAGATAAAATGTAAATGAAACTGTGCCCAAAACCCGAAAGTGGTATATTAAATGGTAATTCTGTAAATGCGGAATTGTAGTGGGAATTCAGGCACCCATCTTGTACCATGAGGATGTGTGTTAAGGTCAGTGAAAGCAAGACTGAAGGATCCTAAAACCCTCATGTTGTAGAGTTGTAATAGCAGCCTCATACTACTTGGCTCAGACTTCTTATATGTAAGAGGTAAATAAATTTCCAACTTGTTTAAGTCActactaaaaaaataaagtaatatcaGAATCTACATCATCTAGTACAATTCTGTTTATTAATGATGCAATATTCCATGTTCATTTGTTCTCACAAATTTCTTATAGTTCTATAGGATCTCCGAATAAGTTCACATTAAATAGCCTTTAACCATTAAACATATTATTTAACAGCTCAAtgtctaacatttttttttttttgacaccctGACATCTGAAACAAATCTTGGTCATACTGTTTTGTTATGGAGACTTGTTTTTACTAATACTACCTGGTAAATTGTATGATTACCTCTGTATTAGAATTTGAAAAATTCTCAACTTTTTATGATACTGAGGTTtagcaaagtaggaattgaaggataCTTCAATCTGAAGAAAGGCATCTgcctaacaaattaccacaagcgTCAAACTTAATGGGAAGCATTGATATACTTCCTTCTTATTTcaatgaaataatttaaattgTCAAAAGAGTATTTCCAGACTCCTACAACTATATCTTTCAATCTGACAGGATCCATTCACTCGTACGCTGCCTTCTAACTGCTGCCGTAAATGAAGTATCTGTGACCCTTACAAAGGCAACCAGTCTCTCTTTACTTTTACATGGTACCTCATCTCCTCACTGCTTACACAAGGACACTTGCCTAAGAATCTCTTCTGACTCTTATTTCATCCATGTTTCCTCCTCTGCTGGATCAGTTACATCATCAAGGAAGCAATCTGTTACCTCTCTCATcgtaaaaacatttttttgacTCCATGTCCTTTGTGTCTAATACCCCATTTCATTCTCCGTCCTTCAAGGAAAAATACATGGGATCTCTAAAATGCCCAGCCCCCATTTCTCCCCTTCCAACCTCTTTAAACTCCCTTCAGTCACATGTCAATAACTAAATCTATTTGAAAATCCTCTCTTCAAGGTCACCACAGACCTCTGCATCATTGTATTTAACAGCAGTTCTTCATTTCTCATCTTATTAAATCATTTTACATCTTTTAACCCAGTTGCTGTATTCCCTTTTCCTTTACATAATCTCTTATATGATCAAGGTGCCCAAATTAATTTTTCTAGCCCAGACTTCTTCCTTGAGGTTGAGATCTGGACATCCAGCTGGTTCCATGGTATTTCCATCTAAATGACAAATGGATTTCTTAAACTGAATAAATCCAAAGCAGTATTTCTGGCTGTTCTGACCCAATCCCCAAGAAGTCTCCACTCACGTCATCCTCCATCTCTACTGATGCCTCATttggttcatttgtttttctccttgCCCACATCCACTCTATCAGGAAATCCTGTCAGCTTTAACATATATCTCAAATTCAAgaacttcttttcattttgagagcTGTCACTTAATTCCAAGCCACCATTCTCTTTCACCTCGATTATTGCAAGTCCCTCTTACTTAGTCTTCCTGCTTTTACCTTTGCATTCAATATCCCAGGTCTATCCTCACCAAGCCAGTTAGAGTTAACCTTTAAACACATAAGTCAGATCATATCATGACTCTACGCAATTACACTGGTGCTCAGGATAAAAGCTAAAACCTTACAATTGCTAAAGATCAGGCAGCAGTAATCTTGCTACCCTCCTACCTCTCATAACTGCTCACTCATGGCTGATCCCTCACTGATCTTCCAGTCCATGTGGTCCCTTTCTGTTCCACTTTCTGACCAGGTATACTCTtgccataaaatttttttttttttttttatggcataggGCCTTTATATCCATAGGCTATTCCTTCTGTATGGAACACTTTCCCTTCCCCTGAACTCTCTAAGTGGCTTACAATCTCATTTTATATTCACATATTTGAAGAACtgatattttacataaaaatatcCTTGGCCCTAAACAAGCAGAATCTTGTCCCTGCTTCCATGTTTTGGAGTGCCTGCTGTAAAATGTTCAGCATTCTCCAGTGCCCGTGACTGGGAAGTCTGAAGTGCCTTCTGGGTATAGCATCCCAACTTGGACACTCTATGGACCCCTGGCTATTTATATTTTTCATGCTGCTCTTCCATACTCTATCCCATCCATGGAGTCAAACAGAATCCTCCAGGAGCTCTTATTCAGTCCCAATCAATTTATGACTGTTCCTGTGGCTGGGACCCCAGTTCCAGTTACATGGTCTGGCATCCAAATGGCTTCAGCAGGCTGgatctttatttgtttatttatttccaCAGGATTGTACTACATTGGGTTACCAGAGTGGTACTGACATGCTCAGTTCAGGGAACACAAGTTCAGGGCTCTGGGATAAAAATAGTCCCCTGCTGATCTTTGGCCTTGGGCCCTTTGTTTGGGCCCTTTTCAAGCTCTCATCTGTCTATGCTCTGAGGGTTTTGAGAGTGGCAGAAGATGTCCTTTACCCTGAGTATCCatcttgatggtacctaacaagatCACCCAGTCTTTCCACAGACTCCAGGCCCTGTGTCAGGCAGTACTCTGGGGATTTCTGTCCTTGAATCACAAGGAATGTGGTCCATGTCAGCCAGTTCTTCTGGTCAGGGCAAAcctctaaaattttaataaaaagaaagcaaccCTTGTTCTTTGTTCCCATAGGTGCTTGATGTGAAGGTGCTTCTAGGCCTTAACTTTTCTGATGAATCACTTCAACTTTACTTCTTTTGTGGGGTATGAATTGCCATAGAAGTAGTTAGAGTAAAATGTTTAAATACCGAATGGAGCAACATATTGTTTGGTTTGGCCCCTTTCTGAAGTGGCCTGATGGGGGATCTCCAGGTTTTCCCTCAAACTTCAATCACAATGCTACATTTCATCAGAGCAAACTGATCTGTCATTCATTCTTTTCATATAacatgagaaaagaagaaaatattacacAAACAAATGAACCAAACCCAGGTattgttgatttgattctgactgacgggaacctcatgtgtgtcagagtagaactatgcttcatagtgttttcaagtacaaagtttttggaagtagatggccagaacCTTGTTCTGAGGTGCCTCGAGGTAGACTTTTACATCCATCTTTTCAGTTAACAGGTGCGTGCATTAacgatttgtaccacccagggacagaaaTCAGGCTTTTAGTTTTAAAGTCATGGAATATCAAGATCTGGTatgtagagaaaaaaataacatttggaTTAATCTATGTAGTTTTTCATATTTGTATATGAAAAATTTTATTCCTTAATAAGCACTCATTGCTACCCCAGCCCAAAAATAGCACATGCTGTCCTCATGTACAGATGCTGTGCCTTATTCCAGAACTGAGCTCTTGCGTTTAGTAAGAACATAGGCGTTTCCATTCCAGCATACACATTGTTATATTCCTGAACAGAAAGGGAAGTGAAAACGTCTTCACATAGAATCTCAGGAGTAGTTATAAaagaaggagattaaaaaaaaaaaaaattcacaattgATTCGGGATGTCGCAATGCTGCCAATGCTTAAGTACTTCAAACCACGTAAAAGTGTCTTGGATAATCACGCTGACTGAAAATTTTCAAACCCCCGGGGGCAACTGAGAGGCAGTTCTACACGTTCATGTCCTCTCAGGGAAAACTCTTCAAATTCCAGTTGGAATTAAAGGAGGAGACCTTTGCTTCTCTGTGTTTTGTTCCATGATACCAAATTGGAAACAGCACTTGAGAAGCACTGGGGAACATTCTCTGCCTTGTGTGCCTgtgagactttctctctcttAGATGTAGAAATAAGAATTGGAAATGGCATCCAGATTTTCTCTagccactgaatggacttttctCCACAAAGAATAGGAGATTGGTCAcgctagaattaaaaaaaaaaaaaaaaaaatgatatatggTGAGATTTATAATTCACATTTTTGCATTTTCAGAATTATGTAATCATTAATATAAATTAGCATCAGTTAATGTACAGACAacttgattttctttgtataaagaaGCTGCCTGAAGTAGAAGTGGACTCATGTATGTTTGACAGGTACTAAGGGATTACAAAGGTTATTTAAAGGtgctatgcattaaaaaaaaaaatggcgtaCCTACACTGtgaccaaataaaataatttccatttttaaagtaataaaagaaaGAGTCAAAGAGTTTATCACTAAAAGCACTTGTCAGCCTTGTTCATGGTAAAGGGGGAATTAAGTGTAAGTAGAAATGTTGACAAATCTTCTTTGTGTCAGTGGTCTGGAAGCTTGATCTCCTCTTGAATGTATTTGTCTGTATTGTGTTATCTGATTCTATCAATAGGCATTCTTATTAGCtcacttttcagaagtggaaaaCAAGGATTTGAAGTAACTTGTTCCGTGAGACATAACTAAATAGAAGAGCTTCGATTTGAACCCAAGCCTGTATGAGTCTGGAGTTGATGTTCTTACTTATTTCACTTCATTGTCTCCCTTACTTTTGTCCTAGGCTAAACTGACCACTGTTGAATCCTATATCTGTTGTAGAGTGATAACTTTCACTAACGCCTTCTGCAACAGAGTTTTTTATCATGgcacatctgaaaaaaaaaagggaaattgtCTGCAAGCACTCAGgctacaaacaaactaaaatccaAAGAAGGATAATCAATAAGTGCTTTTTATGCAATTTTGACAGATGCTGATTCCTCATGAGTAATAGTGATTCTGGGGGTTCTTCACAGCCATTGGTATAATTGCCTAAAAGAAAATTACTTACAAACTGTCTTTGGTTTAAGTAAATACAAAGAACTAAGATCGTGATTGGGTGAActtttcttgtttatcttttctaACGGTTTGGTCTGTTGGCTCAGGGGTCCAGGGTCTGTCATATGATAATTGCTGTCTGTGATGTGGGCTATGTGTGATATTGGGTAGATCTCTAACTCGCTTCCTGGGATAAATTGTCATGTAGTTTTGGTAAGCACGTCCACAGTCCATTGAACAAGTTAGAGCATTCAGTCCTACCCCTTTGATACAGTTTCTTAGTGTTTGAAGCCCTATGGATCCTGAGAAATAAATTGACCTGTTGTGGTTATGGCCTTCTGTGGTTAGGTTAACCCTTTATTCTATTGataatctttatattttaatatatggtTGTTGACAGACCCAATGACCCTTTTGGGttggttttatgtttttttgtttgtttctgggtaACAGCTTGCAGCTGGATATGGAGTTAACAGTGCTGGCACAATTTAGGATTGCCAAGGTCCCTGGGAACATAAGGAAAATGGTTGTTTAAACACAAAGAAACAGATGACATTAACCTGTAAAATTGTATATTCATTAGTTTTATTTGTCAATTCTAAGTGGCATTCAGCAAAATCAGTTTACTGATATAAGCCCCACAAgtattttattcatctctttagcaAATATATAATTATGTAAATGACTTGAGTGATGAACTTCTATTATAGGTACAAACAAGGACACCCTCATCCTTCAAAGCTGTGTCTACCTATGGAAAATGAAGTCAGAAGTTGAAATAATTATCTGGTTGAGTCGTAGAAATGCTTTCTATAGGGAAAGCCGCGGGTTTATTGAGTGAGATAATAATAACCACAGTTTGCAACAACAGTTCTTTGCCATAAGCAACACTTTCACATTTTCAAACTTGGCCCTCTTCAGAGTCTTGTGAGATGCTTAGGTAAGCAATGTATGAACTATTTTACAATAATGTTATATGATTTTGAAATGAATATACCTCGAGGAGTTGCACTTGATCGTATTGAGTCACACTGTTTAAATAATTGGTTAAGAACTAATAAAGTCTTAAGACTGGCTTATGTTGAATATGTTGTTTCTATTCTTCACTTCCATGGTTGTTGCCCTTTGTATGTGTATTTGATATGTACGTATATGGTAGGGCCATTACCTTCTGATTATAAACCATGCGGAGTTTCTTTTCCTTGAGGTTTCTAATTTCAGCATGAACAAATGAATCAGAAGGTTTTAACCTTGAGAGGTATATGGAAACTGTAGAAAGGCCATCCTTTCTCTGAAGTTCTCCCAGAAAAGAAACATTCTCCTTGCTTGTTATTGATCCAGTGGAATGGACTTTGGCTTTGGAGCCAGAAAATCCCAGATAtaccttttgttaattttttgactTAACCTCCCCAATTAGGGCTATTGgggataataaaatctaacatggACTGTATCCTAGTAACTAAAGGCACTGAGCAATTGCTTTCCTTGCATTATTTCACTTATTCATCAACACAACATTttaaagtaggtat
Coding sequences within:
- the LOC135229122 gene encoding olfactory receptor 4C15-like gives rise to the protein MQNQSFVTEFILLGLSWNPSVQKIEFVVFLFSYMATVGGNLLVVVTIVSSLTVLGSPMYFFLAFLSFLDACYSSAFAPKMIVDSLYEKKTISFKGYTTQVFADHFFAGVEVTVLTAMAYDRYVAICKPLHYPSIMNWRLCGILMGVAWTGGFLHSLTQIVFTFQLPFCGPNVIDRFLCDLNPLLKLACTDTHILSLLVVANSGFICIIIFSLLLISYCVILLSLRTHSSEGRLKALSTCGSHIAVVVLFFVPCIIIYARPPSAFSFDQLVAIVYTIVTPVLNALIYTFRNNEMKNSMRKLWTRLLGFR